DNA sequence from the Corvus hawaiiensis isolate bCorHaw1 chromosome 6, bCorHaw1.pri.cur, whole genome shotgun sequence genome:
TAACTTACTTCAtccttttggggtttgggtttggtttttttttaatgtttagaaagaaaagtatttttaaaaccacaaactttttaagaaattaattgtATATATAAATCATGTACTTAAACTGAAAGTGTAGGTGCAGGTGACATACTCACAGAAAGGACACAAAAGGAGTCTAGGAGACAAAGGGATgcagagaaagaggaaacaCCTTTGGCTAAGCTCAGTGGCCTGGCAGCCACGTGCCAGGGCACCTTGTTGCTATTCTAGCTTTATTAATTGAAGCAGCAAGGAAGATGaaccagaacagaaaaaatcctGGAGTATTGGATTCCCTGTAAAAGGAATTGATGTGTGGAAGGACATGCCACTATTCCTACATAAAAAGTAGAAGTGGTCTAAAGTAATAGTAAACATTTAATTACAAGACCTATAACGACTGCTCGGAGAGCTCAGAGTGATTACTTCAAACTACTATTCCAAAATCCCTAGGTGGGCTGCTTTAAGGAGCTGTAGGTGGTGAAAGTTAATTTCAACCCCAACTGGCTGACTCCCAGACATCAACTGGACAATTGCCTTGCCCAGGGAATCAGTGCCAAGAGCTGTTTACAGTGTGTACCAGAGCCCTTAGAGCCAAAACTGAAGGGAAAGTCCATGGACACGTGTCGTtcaattagaaaataaataatcacaAATCCATTggtattaaagaaaaaactctTACCCAGAATATCCAGGCATGCTCTAGCAACTCCACAATGTTGGTGGTCTAAGctgaaatagaaacaaaatattgaaaCCAGAGGAAGTAAACACATCAATGGGAATATTGCTGTTTACACAGTGGAGAAACCACAtcagaatgtttttaaataatgcatCTTGTCAGGAGGATACATCCTTATAGGCATGCCCATGTATGTATTTATACCCACAGAAACATCGCCATGTCCTGCACAGGTTCTAGCTTCCTGCCTCCCTTTGTTGCTTTTTCTGAGGATTTTGATGCCTGTCTGGAAGGTCATGACACTGGGGGTTAACCCTTTGCAGCCAGATCTTCTTTTTTTGCaacttttgctgctgtttggacTGTTTTcctgagcagccacagctcacaTCATTTCACGGTCTcccctgtgcagaaaaaaaaaaaaacaaccttgtTTATTCTAAATAACTCTACCAAAATTTTAAGTGGGATTGAACCCCTTTAGTTTTCTGTTTAGCCATTACATCCTTGGATTTAGCTTCTTCAAGCAAATTTCCTACTGCCTGCCCGATTTATCAAATGAATGCTTTCCTCCTACTTACCGAAAGACATGCACGTGAATTTCAGTtgtttattattgttattgttattgctATTATTTTACTGTTATATTACTactattgttgttgttgttattattatcattgtcatcattattattatcacAAATTCTTATTTTGAAATTGGCCAgtacctttattttttccctccctccattCACGGAATAATCACCCGACATGAAGCCACGGCATCCCACAAAGGAGCCCCTGTTAATGGAAGGCAGCAAATCCGTCCTGAATCAAATGTTTACATACAAACCGCGGCCCGAAACCCTTcctctggaggaaaaaaaaaaaaaaaacccagaggagaaaaaaaaaaaaaggagggtgAAAAGGTAAAGAAACGCCCCCAGCTCCGGCGGGGAGCGCTCCCGGGCCGGCTGCGGCAGCGGGGGCTGCGGCGGCGCCGCTCCCCGCTCGACGCCGGGCGCGGCCGCGGCGCACACACGGACACGGGCAGCACCGCGCCCCGGCCACACAGCCCGGcgctcccgcagcccctccGCCCGCCCCCCGCTGCCCGGGGCGGCGCGCAGCGGCGGCAGAGCCATGCTCTCGAGGAAGGGGATCATCCCCGAGGAGTACGTGCTGACCCGGCTGGCCGAGGATGTGCCGGATCACGCCCGGTACCGCGCGCGGGAGAGGCGGGCGCGCTTCGTGGGCAAGAACGGCGCCTGCAATGTGGCCCATAAGAACATCCGCGAGCAGGGGCGCTTCCTGCAGGATGTCTTCACCACCCTGGTGGACCTCAAGTGGCCGCACACGCTGCTCATCTTCACCATGTCgttcctctgcagctggctgctctTCGGCATGGTCTGGTGGCTCATCGCCTTCGCCCACGGGGACCTGGACCACAGCACCCGGCTGCAGCGGGACCCCGCGGAGGGGGCCGTGGCGTCCGCGGCCGCCTTCGTGCCCTGCGTGACCAGCATCCACTCCTTCACCTctgccttcctcttctccatcGAGGTGCAGGTGACCATCGGCTTCGGGGGGCGCATGGTGACGGAGGAGTGCCCGGCCGCCATCCTGGTGCTGATCGTGCAGAACATCGTGGGGCTGGTGATCAACGCCATCATGCTGGGCTGCATCTTCATGAAGACGTCGCAGGCCCACCGCCGGGCCGAGACCCTCATCTTCAGCAAACACGCGGTCATCGCCCTGCGGGAGGGCAGGCTCTGCTTCATGCTGCGCGTGGGCGACCTCCGCAAGAGCATGATCATCAGTGCCACCATCCGCATGCAGGTGGTGAAGAAGACCGCCAGCCTGGAGGGGGAGGTGGTGCCCCTCAACCAGATCGACATCCAGATGGAGAACCCCGTGGGGGGCAACAGCATCTTCCTTGTCTCCCCACTCATCATCTACCACGTGATAGATAAGAACAGCCCCCTCTACGACATCTCCCCCATGAACCTTCACCACCACGAGGACCTGGAGATCATCGTCATCTTGGAAGGGGTGGTGGAGACCACTGGCATCACCACTCAGGCCAGAACCTCCTACCTGGCGGATGAAATCCTCTGGGGCCAAAGGTTTGTGCCCATCGTGGCAGAGGAAGATGGGCGATACTCGGTGGACTACTCTAAATTTGGCAACACAGTGAAAGTGCCCACCCCCTCGTGCACTGccaggcagctggaggaggacaAGAGCATTATGGACACCATGCCACTGTCCCCTAAAGGCACAATAAGGAAGAGGTCTGTCAAGCTAAAGCCCAAGTTTACCATAAGTGATGAGCCTTCCTGATGCCTTCTGACTGGGAAACTCTGTTAGGGCTTTGTGTCTGAAAAGATCTCATGAACTCAAAACACTGAGGTGGCCTctaagttttttttaaaattcaggttgGTAGCACAAGGTATGTTCTGGTGTTATTTATTGTGGGGAAATCTAAagctaattatatttttttaaagttgtgaGAGATTTCAAGCAGAACTGGGAGTAGGGAAAATCATGGTCTGCAGCTTTAAATTTCAATTCAGACTATTTAATTGCACGATCATTCTGCATTGATTCAACTGCAGGTAATAACACATTTTCTCAAAAAGTAAATGTATAT
Encoded proteins:
- the KCNJ11 gene encoding ATP-sensitive inward rectifier potassium channel 11; translation: MLSRKGIIPEEYVLTRLAEDVPDHARYRARERRARFVGKNGACNVAHKNIREQGRFLQDVFTTLVDLKWPHTLLIFTMSFLCSWLLFGMVWWLIAFAHGDLDHSTRLQRDPAEGAVASAAAFVPCVTSIHSFTSAFLFSIEVQVTIGFGGRMVTEECPAAILVLIVQNIVGLVINAIMLGCIFMKTSQAHRRAETLIFSKHAVIALREGRLCFMLRVGDLRKSMIISATIRMQVVKKTASLEGEVVPLNQIDIQMENPVGGNSIFLVSPLIIYHVIDKNSPLYDISPMNLHHHEDLEIIVILEGVVETTGITTQARTSYLADEILWGQRFVPIVAEEDGRYSVDYSKFGNTVKVPTPSCTARQLEEDKSIMDTMPLSPKGTIRKRSVKLKPKFTISDEPS